From the Balneola vulgaris DSM 17893 genome, one window contains:
- the rpsH gene encoding 30S ribosomal protein S8 codes for MTDPIADFLTRIRNAQTAGHRKVDVPASKLKRAMAKILVDKGYIAKFINIEDGKQGVIRMFLKYDSYGHPVIRDLKRYSKPGLRVYEGSANVPRSQNGLGVVIVSTSKGVMTDKEARKLNVGGEILCTIY; via the coding sequence ATGACTGATCCAATAGCAGATTTTTTAACACGTATTAGAAATGCCCAAACTGCAGGGCATCGTAAAGTTGATGTACCAGCTTCGAAATTGAAGCGTGCAATGGCCAAGATCTTAGTTGATAAAGGCTATATCGCAAAATTCATCAACATTGAAGACGGAAAACAAGGTGTAATAAGAATGTTCCTTAAATACGATTCTTATGGACACCCAGTGATCCGTGATTTGAAGCGCTACTCAAAGCCTGGCTTAAGAGTGTACGAAGGTTCTGCAAATGTACCTCGCTCTCAAAATGGCCTCGGAGTAGTGATAGTTTCTACTTCTAAAGGTGTAATGACAGATAAAGAAGCTCGCAAGCTTAATGTAGGCGGCGAAATACTTTGCAC
- the rpsN gene encoding 30S ribosomal protein S14, producing MAKKAWIARNEKRKATVEKYAEKRKALKEAGDYEGLQKLPRNASPTRVRNRCSITGRSRGYVGRYGVSRIKFRELALAGKIPGVRKASW from the coding sequence ATGGCTAAGAAAGCTTGGATAGCACGTAACGAGAAAAGAAAAGCAACTGTTGAAAAGTACGCTGAGAAGCGCAAAGCATTAAAGGAAGCTGGAGACTATGAAGGTCTTCAAAAACTTCCTCGCAATGCAAGCCCTACTCGAGTTCGCAACCGTTGTAGTATAACTGGACGTAGCCGTGGCTACGTAGGCCGCTATGGAGTGTCACGTATTAAATTCCGTGAATTAGCTTTAGCCGGTAAGATCCCAGGCGTAAGAAAAGCAAGCTGGTAA
- the rplE gene encoding 50S ribosomal protein L5, whose amino-acid sequence MAEARLYTQYKEEVVPKLKEEFSYANPMSVPKLQKIVINVGVGEAIQDKKVLDVIVNNIAEITGQMPVTTKAKKSISNFKLREGMPIGCKVTLRSRIMYEFLDRLINLALPRTRDFQGVPDKSFDGRGNYTMGIKEHTIFPEIDTDKVTKLHGMDVTFVTSAETDEEAFALLKHFGMPFKRRN is encoded by the coding sequence ATGGCTGAAGCAAGACTATACACACAGTACAAAGAAGAAGTAGTTCCTAAGTTAAAGGAAGAATTTAGCTACGCGAATCCTATGAGCGTACCTAAGCTGCAAAAGATCGTAATCAACGTTGGCGTTGGTGAAGCAATCCAAGACAAGAAAGTTCTTGATGTGATTGTGAACAACATCGCTGAAATTACAGGTCAAATGCCAGTTACAACCAAGGCTAAAAAGTCTATCTCTAACTTTAAGTTAAGAGAAGGCATGCCGATCGGATGTAAGGTAACTCTAAGATCACGTATCATGTACGAATTCTTAGATCGTTTGATCAACTTGGCTCTGCCAAGAACTCGTGACTTTCAAGGCGTTCCTGATAAGAGCTTCGATGGCCGTGGTAACTATACCATGGGTATTAAAGAGCACACTATCTTCCCTGAGATTGATACGGACAAAGTTACTAAGCTACACGGTATGGACGTGACCTTTGTAACATCAGCAGAAACCGACGAAGAGGCATTCGCTTTGCTTAAGCATTTCGGAATGCCATTTAAAAGAAGAAACTAA
- the rplX gene encoding 50S ribosomal protein L24, whose protein sequence is MPRRFNTQKKLNVKKGDEVKILAGSNKGDTGRVLMVYPDKDRVLVEGINLKTHHTKPSQDNPQGGRLKKEAPIHISNVMVIDPTTNEPSRIGRKRIEENGNGRWVRYAKASGEILDK, encoded by the coding sequence ATGCCACGTAGGTTTAATACACAGAAGAAATTGAATGTAAAGAAAGGCGACGAAGTTAAAATTCTCGCTGGTTCAAATAAGGGCGATACTGGTCGTGTACTTATGGTTTACCCAGACAAGGACCGTGTTCTTGTGGAAGGTATCAACCTTAAAACACACCACACTAAGCCTTCACAGGACAACCCACAGGGTGGACGTCTCAAAAAAGAGGCTCCTATCCATATATCAAATGTGATGGTGATCGACCCGACCACTAACGAACCATCTAGAATTGGTCGCAAACGAATTGAAGAAAACGGCAATGGTCGTTGGGTTCGTTATGCTAAGGCCAGTGGCGAAATTTTGGACAAATAA
- the rplN gene encoding 50S ribosomal protein L14 produces MVQTQTVLQVADNSGAKKIMCIKVLGDSRRRYAKVGDLISASVKTALPGGNVKKGDVIKAVIVRTKKEYRRRDGSYIRFDENAAVVINKDQEPVGTRIFGPVARELREKSFMKIVSLAPEVL; encoded by the coding sequence ATGGTACAAACGCAAACAGTATTACAAGTAGCTGACAACAGCGGAGCTAAGAAAATTATGTGTATCAAAGTGTTGGGTGATTCTCGACGCAGATACGCAAAAGTTGGAGACCTTATCTCTGCTTCTGTTAAAACGGCACTACCAGGCGGTAACGTTAAGAAAGGTGATGTTATCAAAGCCGTGATAGTGAGAACAAAAAAAGAATACCGCAGAAGAGATGGTAGTTACATCCGATTCGACGAAAATGCTGCGGTAGTAATTAACAAAGACCAAGAGCCTGTAGGCACACGTATTTTTGGCCCTGTTGCTCGCGAACTTCGCGAGAAGAGCTTTATGAAGATTGTGTCGCTAGCTCCGGAAGTACTTTAA
- the rpsQ gene encoding 30S ribosomal protein S17: MAELERAQRRERTGRVVSNKMDKSITVAVDRQVKHAIYGKFITKTTKYMAHDENNEANIGDVVRIMSTRPLSKRKTWRLVSIVEKAK; encoded by the coding sequence ATGGCAGAACTAGAAAGAGCACAACGTAGAGAAAGAACTGGACGAGTTGTAAGTAACAAGATGGATAAAAGCATCACCGTTGCTGTTGATCGTCAGGTAAAACACGCCATTTACGGTAAGTTTATCACAAAAACTACCAAGTACATGGCTCATGATGAAAATAACGAAGCGAATATAGGGGATGTAGTACGCATAATGTCTACTCGTCCACTTTCCAAGCGCAAAACATGGCGCCTGGTATCAATCGTAGAAAAAGCTAAATAA
- the rpmC gene encoding 50S ribosomal protein L29 — MKAHELRELSTTELNARLKDETAALQKLKFSKAVTGQLENPARITNHRREVARLKTIINEKNSAE; from the coding sequence ATGAAAGCGCATGAACTAAGAGAATTATCTACCACAGAATTAAATGCTCGTCTTAAAGATGAGACAGCAGCATTACAGAAACTGAAGTTTTCAAAAGCAGTAACTGGGCAGTTAGAAAACCCTGCTCGTATTACAAATCACAGACGTGAAGTTGCTCGCTTGAAAACCATTATTAATGAAAAAAATAGTGCTGAGTAA
- the rplP gene encoding 50S ribosomal protein L16 translates to MLEPKRVKRRRVHRDKLKGNANRGHQINFGDFALKALEPKFITSRQIEACRIAIARSLQRDGQTFIRIFPDRPMTSKPAETRMGKGKGALDHWVAVVKPGRILFEIAGVSEERAREAMRRASHKLPIKTKFVVRRDFKG, encoded by the coding sequence ATGTTAGAGCCAAAAAGAGTAAAACGCCGCCGAGTACATCGCGATAAGCTTAAAGGCAATGCTAACCGCGGTCATCAGATTAACTTCGGTGATTTCGCACTTAAAGCATTAGAGCCTAAGTTTATTACTTCTCGACAAATCGAGGCTTGCCGTATTGCAATTGCACGTTCATTACAACGTGACGGACAAACCTTTATCAGAATTTTCCCTGATAGACCAATGACAAGTAAACCTGCTGAAACTCGTATGGGTAAAGGTAAAGGTGCTTTAGATCACTGGGTGGCAGTTGTAAAACCAGGTAGAATTCTATTTGAAATCGCTGGTGTATCAGAAGAAAGAGCTCGTGAAGCTATGCGTCGTGCATCTCACAAGCTTCCAATCAAAACCAAATTTGTTGTCCGTAGAGACTTCAAAGGGTAA
- the rpsC gene encoding 30S ribosomal protein S3 codes for MGQKTNPVGFRLGIIRGWDSNWYSEDNQPALIMEDEKLREYLQARLRNGGLSNVVIERTPKRILLTLRTSRPGVIIGKGGEQIELLREELKKITSKEVQINVSEIKRPELDASLVAQNIAQQLQSRVSFRRAMKTAIASAMRMGAKGIKVRCAGRLGGAEMARTEQYKEGQIPLHTLRADIDYSNTTSNTIYGSIGVSVWIFKGEIIGDVDLTPGAKAAQEAESKRGRRGGNDRDRRNNRRRSRNRNRSNN; via the coding sequence TTGGGACAAAAGACAAATCCAGTAGGCTTTAGATTAGGCATCATTCGCGGTTGGGACTCTAACTGGTATTCAGAAGACAACCAGCCAGCATTGATCATGGAAGACGAAAAACTCCGTGAGTACTTGCAGGCACGTCTGCGTAATGGTGGATTATCTAACGTTGTTATCGAAAGAACTCCAAAGCGTATTCTCTTAACTCTTAGAACTAGCCGCCCAGGTGTTATCATCGGTAAAGGTGGAGAGCAGATCGAATTACTTCGTGAAGAGCTTAAGAAAATCACTAGCAAAGAAGTTCAGATTAACGTTAGTGAAATCAAAAGACCTGAACTTGATGCAAGTTTAGTTGCACAAAATATTGCTCAGCAGCTTCAAAGCCGTGTTTCTTTTAGAAGAGCTATGAAAACTGCCATTGCTTCTGCAATGAGAATGGGCGCGAAAGGAATTAAAGTTCGTTGTGCTGGCCGTTTAGGTGGTGCTGAAATGGCACGTACCGAGCAGTACAAAGAAGGTCAAATTCCTCTACACACACTTAGAGCTGATATTGATTATTCAAATACAACTTCTAATACCATTTATGGTTCAATCGGTGTAAGTGTTTGGATTTTTAAAGGTGAAATTATCGGCGATGTGGATTTAACTCCGGGTGCTAAAGCTGCTCAGGAAGCTGAATCAAAGAGAGGCCGACGTGGTGGTAACGATCGTGATCGTAGAAATAACCGCCGTAGAAGCCGTAATCGCAATAGATCAAATAATTAA
- the rplV gene encoding 50S ribosomal protein L22, protein MDTPVLEARAVQRHLRRAPRKVRLLADAVRGERVDRALKRLEFTKKGSANEVAKVIKSAAANLRDKFQEERFDDENLVVKTIFVDEGVTLKRIQPAPMGRAHRINKRSCHITVVVAKREEEIVNN, encoded by the coding sequence ATGGATACACCAGTTTTAGAAGCACGCGCAGTGCAACGACATTTAAGAAGAGCCCCACGCAAAGTTAGATTACTAGCTGATGCTGTTAGAGGCGAACGTGTTGACCGAGCTCTGAAAAGACTTGAATTCACAAAAAAAGGTTCAGCAAACGAAGTAGCTAAAGTTATCAAGTCTGCTGCTGCCAACCTTCGCGACAAATTCCAGGAAGAGCGTTTCGATGATGAAAACCTGGTTGTTAAAACCATTTTTGTTGACGAAGGAGTAACGTTGAAGAGAATTCAACCAGCACCGATGGGTAGAGCTCATCGTATAAACAAGCGTAGTTGCCACATCACTGTTGTTGTTGCAAAACGTGAAGAAGAAATTGTAAATAACTAA
- the rpsS gene encoding 30S ribosomal protein S19 produces the protein MPRSLKKGPFVHYKLQKKIEEASESGSKKVIKTWSRSSMITPDFLGLTLAVHNGKQFIPVFITENMVGHKLGEFAPSRTFRGHPMKKAK, from the coding sequence ATGCCACGCTCATTAAAGAAAGGCCCATTTGTACATTATAAGCTTCAGAAGAAGATTGAAGAAGCAAGCGAAAGCGGAAGCAAAAAAGTGATTAAGACTTGGTCTAGATCTTCTATGATTACTCCAGACTTTCTTGGTCTTACTCTTGCTGTACACAATGGAAAGCAATTTATCCCTGTATTTATTACAGAGAACATGGTAGGTCACAAACTTGGTGAATTTGCACCATCAAGAACTTTCCGTGGTCATCCAATGAAAAAGGCTAAATAA